The genome window GAGTACGAGGGAACCTGATACTTATAGTGTTGAAAGAGAGTTGTGGGTCCTTGTTTTGTTTGTAAGGGTTGTTATGGTGACATAACAACCCTTGTAGATAATTAGCAGCTTGTAGATAATAGCCAATAGATAATGGTGACTTACAGATAAATGTTAGAGATAATGTGTAGCTTAGAGATAATTATTTACCTGTCATGTGATAAGGAGAtgataatatattcaaataataagagGTTAGAGACAACCTGACAGTTGGGAGTCCGACTGCTAAAAGGTTGTCTCCCGTGCTCCGTGTTCCTATGTCAATGTTGACCTATATATGAGAGTGTCATGTAGCTTGTCACATGAATTTTGTAGACCCTGAACCGTATAATatccttataatattaataatgaacaacaaaatttatatataaattaatgataatataagattaattttaaaaatttattattatttattgtgttttcttggtctatataaaataacttaagacaattattatttttgaacgGAAAAAGTATATCTCTAGTACGTGCACTTGATTTTCTACTATTTATAGTTTTACATGCAGTTTTAGCGAATCAAGGAGGTCGTGAAACTTagaacacattttcatcactgAGAGCAAGTGATGGGCAAATTTACCTAAGGggtcttattttaaaaactatttacgtCTGAGGGTTTGTTTTAAAAGTAATGACGGAGGGGGTCGGTTTTCAGGGGGAAAACGCCATTGCCACTGGCGGCAAGGCTCAACCCGCCATTGCCAGTGGCGGCAAAGCAGGAGAGAGGGGTGTATCGCCCCTGGTAGTGGCGACATAGGCCACGTAGGAGTGAGAATCGCCATTCTCACTGGCGACACCCAATCTATGGGACTCGCCATTACGATGGGCGGGATAGGGCTTCATGGCGTGCCGCCAGCCCTTCTGGCGGGATTGgcagtgtaaattttttttaaataaatcagttGCATGACACTCAACGTATCAAGTTGCAGATGCTGTCCTTGTTCATGATGACACTAAAACATAAGGTCTGAAATAGGATTCAAAGCTAGCTGTAGATGTTCACAGGTTGCGCATGCTTTCCTTGTTCATGATGAGACTAAACATAAGGTCTGAAATAGGGTTTATAGGTAGCTGTAAATGTTCACAGGTTAGGGGTTCAAAGATGCTACACCATATTCACATGCATACAGTTTAATGGCGTGTAAATTAAGAGATAGCTTCAGCTTTCTTcttgtaaattttgtttaaatagaACACTTGCAATGATATTGAATACTTGCAAAATTTCATACTGAAAGAGAGTAAGAAActgaagagaggaagaaagaggttcgtttgaagtttgaaatttgTTGATTCTATAgtaagtattttatatttatttaaataagtcttatttagttttgtttatttctcatgtataaattttttattttgaagtaataaattttatggttagaataaaatttggaggtcaaattgcattaattttgtaaattagttttttaatttagaaattattagcagtaattatttgtaagcctTTTTTTAACTGTTTTTGTGAATGAATTTAATTTCCGTATTTGACATATAGAATTGTTTTGgtattatttgaaatataatttaatttaagacaaaaacTAATTAGATGCTATTTCTTAACTATTTTGTGGTTTGTTTAGAGTTAAAAACGAAGTTTCATTTtacttgtgataaaatatagtataagttaacaacaaaaaaattgtaattttaattataaaatatagtataagttaataaaaaaattgtaattttaattatgttccgtctaaaaaattgtaattttaattatgttctgtctaaaaaattttaagtgtaatcctttcatttataatccttttattttgtgtctgaaatttttggtaaagttgaggaatttttcataaattatttaattagattaattttttttagaataaagtatgaatgtgtattttaagtttaatagagcaagcaaataaatagtttatatttgtatcattgacaaatatttaattgaaataataatttgatttgttagactaaaatttgaaggtaaagtttaagtgaattttttttaattagaattttttttttaaaattagtatgactaattatttgtaatcctctttgttcatggtttttgtggcttAGAAGAAATTTGACGTGTGACCCTTCcggttataaatattatatgtgAGTCTTTAAGTTTttgaaggaattttttttgaattatttaatttgacgtatgagtaattttgtttttttttttgttagaatgacgtctcaatgtttatttaagtttactagaggaagcaaataaatttttttatttttatgattcacAAAATAgttaattgaagtaataattgttttatttagaaacaaattttaacaCATGAAGTTTAAGCCAATTTGTAATTAGGTTTTTTAcgttgaagtaattttttaataatgtttacttattttaatttgtatcccaagtttaagtttaaatttaatttagtagATGCAGCAAGCAGatacacttatttattttaaaaagactgttgttatgattaattatttttaattttgttgatgtaggtatatcatgaattcaattattacagtgttgtatttcaacggaagagtatatgaagacaatgatggtgtaatatttgaaggcagtaaaaaggtcattcagattaaacgcggaattagtttcaatgctttgaaaaaaaaaattggagataaggtaaagttagaaaataatgaaattatttctactataagttgtagatttttagtttcaagaaaatatgttgcgttgcaaatttgtgatgacgaagatgttgaaactatgatcgaaagttttcaacaacaacaacaaatgtcagttctagagTTGTACGTAGAAAAGGATGTTGCTGGTGGTTCTATGTTTCATGCTGCAAATTTTGTTACGTCATGTGGACGTAATGTATCTCATTATGAGTCGGAACTGCCaaaaaatataagcaatttacatgttgatgaagatgatgatgatgatgatgatgatgatgattatcttgcatctaactcatacgttgaagagtctttcgatgaagatgatagtgatgatggaatatctcatacagacgatgaagtcactgacatcgttgaaccagtttcaattgttcacccaagcgaaggtaaatgtttgtgaaatacaaaattagttgaatacatctatctttttatgagaattgtatttaatggtaaTTAAATAGGAGTAGTTTGTTGacgtgattttattttataaattattaggtgtaccagaaattcaaaatccattttggaatgatgctagccattataataatatcaactggagtcatccggacgaggaggacatttgtggtctagacatgccaacgacttttaatgttggacaagaattatatgttggcatggattttgacaGTAAAGATGCAGTCAAAAATGCACTCAAACAATAtgtgatgaaggtgcatcaaagttttaagGTTGTTGAAACGAAATCACACAAATATATCGTTTGTTGCCCCAACAGCACCGAAGAGTCTCcttgccctttttatatgagggcaattttatccaaaaaaactgatgcatggaaagtgacacaatggggtggaccgcacacatgtctaaatatgactatgacacaagaccatgagaagcttgattcaaatttaattgcgacttgcgtagtaggtacgttttttatgttcatattatcctacttttgtgttatttgttattttaatttgtaatttaatttacttatttgaattacaggcatgatcagagaagatccatcaataaaaatttctttgattcaagaaaggataaatagtgaattttcctataaggtttcatacagaaaagcatggatggccaaacaaaaggcgattgcaattgaatatggcgattgggaagagTCGTATGCGAAACTCTCGtcatggctaacacacatgcaaaatcattctcctggctcttactttcaaatactacatgacgattttattgttGGCAATAGGGTGAGTCACGAACATCGTCAATTTCATAGAGTATTTTGGACATTTGGTCAATGCAAGGAGGCTTttaagtactgtaagccaatcatacaagttgacggcacacatttatacggcaaataccgtgggaccctgttaatggccacatcgcaagatggaaatggtggtgttcttcctctagcattcgccgtGGTCGAAGGCGAGACGCTAACagcatggtcatggtttttggcccacttgcgtgaacacgtcacagataagaatggaatttgtctaatatatgatcgtcacgcgagtataaagtctgcTGTCGCTAAtgaagcacttggttggcaacctccccacggttatcatgtgtactgcgtccgacacatagccagcaatttcaatcgcaaattcaacaacgcgaaacaaaaagagatgttcaagaaattgggtaaggtttattttatacattaatttaatttgagtttcatGTCTACGTACAACTgttgatgataacaaatttgatgcagcgtacactccttgcaagcatgtgtttgatcaaaacttagaaaaatttcgtcaaTTGAGTCCAGCTATAGCAAGATGGATTGATCGAatctcaaaggaaaaatggagcatggcttacgatacatctggacgacgatatggtcacatgacaaccaactTATCAGAATGTGTGAATAAGGTGTTGAAAGATTGTCGCAGCATTCCAATAACAGCGTTGGTGAAgtcaacatatagtaggtgCCGAAAGTACTTTATTGATCGTggtcgccaagcccaaagacaattaagagaaggccaagtttattgttctaagcttgttacagaacttaggaaaaatcaagaacaagcttgttcgcacatcgttcgcgtgtatgatatccactcgacaaggtttgaagtagaggagaccttcaatcctataacgcaacgtggcggacaaaaatgggcagttaacttgaatggccattactgtcaatgcggaaggtattctgcgcttcactatccatgttcacacattattgcagcttgtggttacgtgagcatgaactactaccaatatatagatgttgtttacaccaatgagcacatcttaaaagcatactccgcacagtggtggcctcttgggaatgaagcggcaattcctccttctgatgaggcatggacactaatccctgacccaactacaattcgtgcgaaaggtcggccaaaatcaacaaggataaggaatgagatggattgggtcgaaccatctgaccaccgacaaaaatgtagtagatgtggagctgaagggcacaataggcgtcgatgtccaatgcaatctgaccgtgggagtaattcatttaattgatttatgtatgttacatGCCTGACTTGTATTGCTTTAGGTTTTGTTCAATGTATTTACTTGTTGGTCTTCAATGAAATCGTCAGTTACTTTTTGTTGAATGTgtgcttctaatgaaataaaattacatttagaagttgaaataaatggagtggatcaatcgaggttgagtgacattggtgttgatcgttagttagaaacgttagtgtctaagtattttgtcttagttttttatttgaagggtgagggctaagttctttttattttatggttagggctaagttttttattttagggttagggttaattttataattgtatgGGGTAGGGTTAggccttattttttatttgttaggggtaacttcaaattttttagaggttagggttagttcgtatttgttaggggttaggggtggggttaattttttttatttgcagggttagggttagtccgtattgttttaggggttaggggttagttcttattattttaggggttagggtttagttcttattttttattttagggtttagtgtttatttaTTAGGGGTTAGTgttaagttctttttattttagggtttagggtaaacaaattttattttaggggtaaAGGCTAACTTTTTtagaagggttagggtttagttcttaactTGAGGGGTTAGGGTTGAGTGTTTatttgttaggggttagggctaagtttttgttatttagtgtttggggttaattttttttatttgaatggtTAGGGTTAGTCCTtattgttttaggggttaggggttagttcttattattttaggggttagggtttagttcttatttttttaaggtttagtgtttatttttatttgagttgAAGTGTTATGGTGTAGTTCTTAATTTTGAGGGCTTAGGGTTTAGTTCCTAATTATGAGGGGTTAGGGTTGAGTGCTTATTTTGGAGGGGTTaggcttattttttttatttagggttagggtgtatttctgaacattttagggttagggctaagttttcttattttagggtttagggttaatttttttaatgtgtacttctaatgaaataaaattacatttagaagttaaaataaaaattattttttttaatgtgtacttctaatgaaataaaattacatttagaagttgaaataaaaattattttttttaatgtgtacttctaatgaaataaaattacatttagaagttgaaataaaatttcttttttttaatgtgtacttctaatgaaataaaattacatttagaagttgaaataaactttatttttttaaagggtaagggtttagttcttattttttagggttaggcttagttcttattttaggggttagggttaagtcattttattttagggtgtatggttattttttttattttaagggttagttcttatttttgagGGGGTAGGGTGTAGTTCTTatggtttaggggttagggctaagttttttatttgaagtgctagggtttagttcttaattGTTAGGGGTTAGGCTTTAGTTCGTTTTTTGTTAGGGTTAGggctagtttttttattttagggttagggtttagttctgaacatttgaggggttagggttagttcttattttttagggttagggttaggttttttattttagggttaggttttagttctgaacatgttaggggttagggttagttttttattttaggggttagggttagttcttatttttttaggggttagggttagggttaggtttttttattttagggttaggttttagttctgaacatgttaggggttagggttatatttttattttaggggttagggttagttcttattttttagggatagggctaagttttttattttagggttagggtttagttctgaacatgttaggggttagggttatatgtttattttaggggttagggttagttcttattttttagggatagggctaagttttttattttagggttagggtttagttctgaacatgttaggggttagggttatttttttattttaggggttagggttagttcttattttttaggggttagggttaggtttttttattttagggttaggttttagttctgaacatgttaggggttagggttatatttttattttaggggttagggttagttcttattttttagggatagggctaagttttttattttagggttagggtttagttctgaacatgttagggtttagggttatatgtttattttaggggttagggttagttcttattttttagggatagggctatgttttttattttagggttagggtttagttctgaacatgttaggggttagggttatttttttattttaggggttagggttagttcttattttttaggggttagggttaggtttttttattttagggttaggttttagttctgaacatgttaggggttagggttatatttttattttaggggttagggttagttcttattttttagggatagggctaagttttttattttagggttagggtttagttctgaacatgttaggggttagggttatatgtttattttaggggttagggttagttcttattttttagggatagggctaagttttttattttagggttagggtttagttctgaacatgttaggggttagggttatttttttattttaggggttagggttagttcttattttttaggggttagggttaggttttttattttagggttaggttttagttctgaacatgttaggggttagggttagttcttattttttaggattagggttaggtttttttattttaggggttagtttttgagttttatttggtttagggttcattgattattatagtttgatacGCGACATAAATATTATCCATAAGTAAGCCTTAATAAACTGAATATCATACATTACGCCATGAATGTCAAATTACAAATATACAACAAAGCCTTAATAAACGAAGACATGCAAATCATTCATTTTGGTGTCCGTGATGtcgtgaggatgtgccacatggtcgatcccatcttcgtgcttggcgatcaggatttcttctgcccCGATGCCTCCCCGCTTCTTCTTCGTCAGCCTCCGCAGAAAATGCGTGCCGCAAATCAACACCGAATAAGTCACCCGTATTAGGTATTTGTCCCGGTACATTCCATTGTGTTCTTAAcggggcattaggtgttggaattgggccATGATATTGCTATGAAGGGGTCATtgtgggccatgaaaaatgagcttgtgtttccgcaacaccaccgaACGATTGCTGGCTTGCAGAAGTATCAGTGTGATGACCCTGAAAAGGATATTGATACATCTGGGTCGGATACTCAGCAAATGTttgtggcgtgtaatacattccatggccacgctccGCCATTTTTTGGGAATATTCTTCCGCTTCAACAGTGTCCCTTCTTCTGTCTATCCCCTGAGTTTCAATACTtgactgaagcatgtgaaactgttgtgcaggaaattgacgctctgatgcgggaccatgtgacactggctcagtgactctctcttgctcttcggataaaattgtaattttttccacataaggcacgagatcatcaaatGTGCATGTattcctcccttgaggagacacCATGTATTGTAATGCCTCCGCAACTTCACCCTGCATTTATAAGGGTAAGAAAATTAATggccatcattaaataaaagttcaagttaaaatttgaaaaaaatttaaaaatatcaatgtaGCCGTCTTTGCATTTGCtgggtcaacaaacatctttgtctttcgcctataccagaccatgtagtccgagttaaaactcaataggcctTCTTGTCAGGGATAAGCGTCGACCCTGAATGCATGGCGATTATTCCACTGATCAATCATTGGGGCGAACAATTGCCCCCAATTTTCGTCATGTTTCCCTTTCAATGTTATGCCATGAATGTTTAAGGGTTGTGAAGGAGACTCTGGAATTGGCTGTTGCATCCCAAATTGTCTCAATACTCTGtccggttggtgccactcaataacttggaaacaaattagtggcaccaccgcgTACCACGCGAGACTTCCGACTAAACAAACGGGAGGCAACAGTGATATTACGGTTGATGGGTACGGCTCCcacacaaactgcatataacaacatagttatgaacattttagtaaaataacacatataattttttattttacaaatagaaTAACATCTTCTTACCTCATGACGTTTCATAATATCTAACTTGCGACGAAAAACTCTCACATCATCATTGCCgatatgttggtttccacgtcgcagccacctacaaagattaaaatttaatatatgctAAAACCATTTATTCTATTGAAATGAAAGACGCTGCTAAAAATGACTAACCTATGCCCCAGTGGTGTATTTTCTACTTGGgaaggagtcctctttggagccaaggttggacatcgttcccatgcccacatttgtagtaagatgcacatacctccgattgatttagttttataatcggtggcattgcacatctctctgtataGAAAACCAAGTACggcagctccccatgcatatctgccacattcttcaaagtcacgtaaaaattgaaggtatCTTAGCGAAACTTTGTTACTGCTTTTATCAACGAACAAGACACCTCCAATGAATCTCAATATCCATGCACGGGCAAACCTTCGTACTTGTTCTTCGTCGTCGTCATTATTTATTTGGgcaaaatggtgagccagccaacttaatttaaccacactacctctaatttcatcttcttgtggtctgactcccaataattcctcacataaatcagcccaatcaagatttgttggaccGATTAATGGTAAACCATCCACACTTATACCTAACAATACAGAGACGTCTTGGAGAGTAATAGTACATtctccgcatctcatgtgaaaggtatgtgtttctggcctccatctttcaatcagAGCACTAATTAATgaggcatttatttttaagtacccCATCTTGATAATCCAAGCGAAACCAGATtgtagaagaaaaggaaaaatttgctcaggaatttgttcttccccttgatacgtggggacagctcgtctgatatgtaatttcctatcttcttccccattccaaacatgttctgaaacatgtttAGGTTGCATCCATAATACATCAGCATCGATGGGACCAGACTTAATGTTAACatgtgatgaagatgatgatgaagatgccattgctactacaaaaaaaaaatataatacattatttgtagataatataaattaaattaaactacacacatttataaaaacattattaaatatctaacaataaatttgaaaaaaaatcaaactggccaatttttaatatattctatacataaattaaaatacatgtgaacaaaactttaaataaataattttttttctacaattaaaaaaaataattgaataaaatatggactaacaaattatttataatacaaacaaatattgaaatgcaaaaaattatttaaaaatatatatacaaaaattataataatgtacaatctatcatatatttaataacataaattttctaaaacaattaatattaacctacaaactaaaactaacagtgatcatatatatatatatatatatatatatatatatatatatatatatatatatatatatatatatatatatatatatatatatatatatatatatatatatatatatatatataactaaaaactaaaaactaaaaattattaactcaaacaatattaacttattaattcatttatttaaaactatactatctatatataacatacaaaaatatataatacacaaaaatataacactaataaagcaaatttacgcatctctaatattacaattatttatttacgtgTAACAtgcttaatattataaaaactaaaaatttatgtctacctaaaatttataaatatgtatgctaatattaatttatacataatatttCTACCTTATCTAATATTAAGTGTGTGCCTAATATTTCTAAGGCTAATATTAAGTGTGTCGGAACGTTTGGCTGTGGCTtactaaaatatcatatatatactaCAAACTAACCTTCAAATATATACTACAAACTAACCTTCAAATATATACTACAAACTAATAACAGCatacttatttttatacaaactaaccttcaaatatatactacaaatctaaaaatatatactacaaactaaataatatttttatactaactaacctaaccTAACCTAACCTACTCTTCAAATATCTGTtactacataaaaattaataacaaataacagcatacttattaatttattattaataataactaacctAACCTTACAATACCTATTAATCTTAATTAACCTAAACTTACAATACTTATCTAGCTaacctattattttaaaaatattaacaaacagAATATATAAATCACTTATCTAGCTAACCtgttatttaagaaaatcacTTACCAGCCAATTAAGAATTATGAACtatggaagaaaaa of Glycine soja cultivar W05 chromosome 1, ASM419377v2, whole genome shotgun sequence contains these proteins:
- the LOC114420429 gene encoding uncharacterized protein LOC114420429 produces the protein MVWYRRKTKMFVDPANAKTATLGEVAEALQYMVSPQGRNTCTFDDLVPYVEKITILSEEQERVTEPVSHGPASERQFPAQQFHMLQSSIETQGIDRRRDTVEAEEYSQKMAERGHGMYYTPQTFAEYPTQMYQYPFQGHHTDTSASQQSFGGVAETQAHFSWPTMTPS
- the LOC114420509 gene encoding serine/threonine-protein phosphatase 7 long form homolog, whose translation is MASSSSSSSHVNIKSGPIDADVLWMQPKHVSEHVWNGEEDRKLHIRRAVPTYQGEEQIPEQIFPFLLQSGFAWIIKMGYLKINASLISALIERWRPETHTFHMRCGECTITLQDVSVLLGISVDGLPLIGPTNLDWADLCEELLGVRPQEDEIRGSVVKLSWLAHHFAQINNDDDEEQVRRFARAWILRFIGGVLFVDKSSNKVSLRYLQFLRDFEECGRYAWGAAVLGFLYREMCNATDYKTKSIGGMCILLQMWAWERCPTLAPKRTPSQVENTPLGHRWLRRGNQHIGNDDVRVFRRKLDIMKRHEFVWEPYPSTVISLLPPVCLVGSLAWYAVVPLICFQVIEWHQPDRVLRQFGMQQPIPESPSQPLNIHGITLKGKHDENWGQLFAPMIDQWNNRHAFRVDAYP